The Anabaena sp. WA102 genome contains a region encoding:
- a CDS encoding papain fold toxin domain-containing protein → MLFLYNLPDDLAIIEIHQAIGNLVIRFPLLHCQECAKTLKQWLKQRKIPGKVWRLSTIYDNEDFILSNRLEKQGCFETITENGVHYGVEVFGKIFDNLSRQGLYPDDWIQDFTSLSNEFKIEVIEEF, encoded by the coding sequence GTGCTGTTTCTGTATAATTTACCGGATGATTTAGCCATTATTGAAATTCATCAAGCAATTGGTAATCTTGTCATTCGATTTCCATTACTTCATTGCCAAGAATGTGCCAAAACACTCAAACAGTGGCTAAAACAACGTAAAATTCCTGGTAAAGTTTGGCGACTTTCGACGATATACGATAATGAAGACTTTATTTTGAGCAATCGCTTAGAAAAACAAGGTTGCTTTGAAACTATTACGGAAAATGGCGTTCATTACGGTGTTGAAGTTTTTGGCAAAATTTTCGACAACCTTTCCCGACAAGGACTATACCCAGATGACTGGATTCAAGATTTTACCTCTCTATCTAATGAGTTTAAAATAGAAGTAATAGAAGAATTTTGA
- a CDS encoding ParE family toxin-like protein translates to MKSLATTEFWKAYANLSPEMQEQARKAYQLWQENSLHPSLHFKKVGINLWSARVSGGYRALALKKGDDYYWIWIGNHDEYESFLN, encoded by the coding sequence ATGAAATCCTTGGCGACGACTGAGTTTTGGAAAGCGTATGCTAATTTGTCACCTGAGATGCAAGAGCAAGCGCGGAAGGCTTATCAGCTTTGGCAGGAAAACTCACTTCATCCCTCTTTGCACTTCAAAAAAGTCGGTATAAATCTTTGGTCTGCTCGTGTTAGTGGTGGATATCGAGCGTTAGCCTTGAAAAAGGGTGACGATTATTATTGGATTTGGATCGGTAATCATGATGAATATGAAAGTTTTTTAAATTAG
- a CDS encoding helix-turn-helix domain-containing protein: MITGLTIPSPYYLSLITEFAPRPITNDLELSITQERINTILDQKNLSQDDRDYINVLGMLVYDYEEKNEQFPKLTDGELLQTLMEDYNLEIRDFLGIFEQEQTILDILDGKRQLNSQETFKLR; this comes from the coding sequence ATGATAACTGGTTTAACAATCCCTAGCCCTTATTACCTCAGTTTAATTACAGAATTTGCACCTCGTCCTATTACAAATGATCTTGAATTAAGTATAACTCAAGAAAGAATTAATACAATATTAGATCAAAAAAATCTTAGCCAAGATGATCGAGATTATATAAATGTATTAGGAATGTTAGTTTATGACTATGAAGAGAAAAATGAACAATTCCCTAAATTAACTGATGGAGAATTATTACAAACATTAATGGAAGACTATAATTTGGAAATACGAGATTTTTTAGGGATTTTTGAGCAAGAACAAACAATATTAGACATATTAGACGGCAAACGTCAACTCAATTCTCAAGAAACCTTCAAATTGCGATAG
- the kdpA gene encoding potassium-transporting ATPase subunit KdpA, translating into MIQGWIQIALTLLIVVGITPILGKYMARIYQEQRTILDPIFDKLERFIYLLIGVHSKPDMTAWQYAAAIFYSNLVMGCLIFFILINQAWLPLNPTQIGGMTWDTALHTTISFLTNTDQQHYSGETYLSYGSQIWGIGYLMFTSAATGLTVSIAFIRGLTGRPLGNFYVDLIRSITRILLPMSIVGAIFLMIAGVPETLAGPAVFPTLENSSISQAIARGPVAHLEIIKQLGENGGGFFTINSAHPYENPNGFSNLIEIIAMLLIPTSLIYTYGIFANNSKQAWLVYSMVGIIFIIFIITTAIGEYNGNPAINTILGSTQPNLEGKEIRFGWAQSALFIVATTATMCGAINSLIDSFMPNGGFVTFANMFLQIIWGGQGTGTAYLFTYLILTVFATGLMVGRTPEFLGRKIEKREVVLASFLILLVHPIAIMIPAGITLAFPDQLAGISNPGFHGFAQVLYEYTSAAANNGSGLEGLGDSQPSPLAIAMGAKPTITALWWNLSASFSLLAGRFVPITGLLLLADNMSRKPSVPLTTGTLRTDTGLFTSVTAGIILILGALTFFPVLAFGPIGEAFWIAKGL; encoded by the coding sequence ATGATTCAAGGATGGATACAAATAGCATTAACTCTACTCATAGTAGTAGGCATCACACCTATCTTGGGAAAATATATGGCGCGTATTTACCAAGAACAGAGGACAATTCTCGACCCCATATTTGACAAACTTGAGAGATTCATTTACCTGCTCATCGGTGTTCATAGTAAACCAGATATGACCGCTTGGCAATATGCAGCAGCCATATTTTACAGCAACTTAGTCATGGGATGTTTAATATTCTTCATCCTCATAAATCAAGCATGGCTACCTCTCAACCCCACGCAAATTGGTGGGATGACATGGGATACAGCTTTACATACAACCATATCCTTTCTCACCAACACAGATCAACAACATTATTCAGGAGAAACTTATCTCAGCTATGGTAGTCAAATTTGGGGAATTGGCTATTTAATGTTTACTTCCGCTGCCACAGGACTAACAGTGAGTATAGCATTTATTAGAGGATTAACAGGCAGACCATTAGGCAATTTTTATGTAGATTTAATTCGTTCGATTACGCGAATATTGTTACCCATGAGTATAGTAGGCGCAATATTCCTAATGATAGCGGGAGTACCAGAAACATTAGCAGGACCGGCAGTATTTCCCACCTTAGAAAATTCTAGCATTAGTCAGGCGATCGCTCGCGGACCAGTTGCCCATTTGGAAATTATCAAACAACTAGGAGAAAACGGCGGCGGATTTTTTACTATCAATTCTGCCCATCCTTATGAAAACCCCAACGGATTTTCTAACCTCATAGAAATCATCGCCATGTTGTTAATTCCCACATCCCTAATTTACACCTATGGAATATTTGCCAACAACAGCAAACAAGCCTGGTTAGTTTACAGCATGGTAGGCATAATTTTCATCATCTTTATTATCACTACCGCCATAGGAGAATATAACGGCAACCCTGCCATCAATACCATTTTAGGAAGTACACAACCCAACTTAGAAGGAAAAGAAATCAGATTTGGTTGGGCGCAATCAGCCTTATTTATAGTTGCGACAACCGCCACAATGTGTGGAGCAATTAATAGTTTAATTGATTCATTTATGCCCAACGGCGGTTTTGTTACCTTTGCCAATATGTTTCTCCAAATCATTTGGGGCGGACAAGGAACAGGAACAGCTTATTTATTTACTTACCTCATATTAACCGTCTTTGCTACAGGCTTAATGGTAGGCAGAACACCGGAATTTTTAGGAAGAAAAATCGAAAAACGCGAAGTTGTCCTGGCCAGTTTTTTGATTCTTTTAGTACATCCCATCGCCATCATGATACCAGCCGGAATCACCCTAGCTTTTCCCGACCAACTAGCAGGAATCAGTAATCCCGGTTTTCATGGTTTTGCTCAAGTGCTGTATGAATATACCTCAGCCGCAGCTAACAACGGTTCTGGACTCGAAGGTTTAGGAGACTCCCAACCATCACCTTTAGCCATAGCTATGGGAGCAAAACCCACTATTACCGCTTTATGGTGGAACCTCAGCGCCAGTTTTAGTCTTCTCGCAGGGCGTTTTGTCCCCATTACCGGCTTATTGTTACTAGCAGATAATATGTCTCGTAAACCAAGTGTACCCTTGACTACAGGGACTTTACGCACTGATACGGGATTATTTACCAGTGTCACTGCTGGAATAATTTTGATCTTGGGTGCATTGACGTTTTTTCCGGTTTTGGCTTTTGGTCCTATCGGTGAAGCATTTTGGATCGCTAAAGGATTATAA
- the kdpB gene encoding potassium-transporting ATPase subunit KdpB yields MTNNLRLPHGTRDSRKHTPKANMRGLYQRAIRESFVKLDPRISVKNPVMFIVWVGTIVVFLVTLDPNLFGTVKADINQQRLLNGIITLILFSTVLFANFAESVAEGRGKAQADTLRATRSDTMARKILSNGVIETTNSTELRKGDLVKVIAGDMIPADGEVTQGMGSVDESAITGESAPVLKQPGTDIASSVTGGTRLLSDELVIRITADPGQGFIDRMISLVEGAERSKTPNEIALTVLLAVLTQVFLIVVSTLPPFTGYIANFISVVFGEDAGNNLRNGASIAILISLLVALIPTTIGGLLSAIGIAGMDRVAQFNVIATSGRAVEVCGDINTLVLDKTGTITLGNRMADEFIPVNNYSVEDVARIARIASLFDETPEGRSIVKLAEKYQVVIDVDVDHAEGVEFSAKTRMSGINLADGSEIRKGAVDAIKGFVRSRGTQAPPELDAAYEQVSLLGGTPLAVCLNDQIYGVIYLKDIVKPGLKERFDQLRRMGVKTIMLTGDNRITASVIAREAGVDDFIAEATPEDKISVIRAEQSQGKLVAMTGDGTNDAPALAQANVGVAMNSGTQAAKEAANMVDLDSDPTKLIDLVTIGKQLLITRGALTTFSIANDIAKYFAIIPTIFGAAGIGALNIMGLKSAQSAIVSALIYNALIIPALIPVALKGVKFLPLTADQLLKRNIFIYGVGGIIAPFIAIKLIDVILPLN; encoded by the coding sequence ATGACAAATAATCTTCGTCTTCCTCATGGAACTCGTGACTCCCGTAAGCATACACCGAAAGCAAATATGCGGGGATTGTATCAAAGAGCTATTCGTGAGTCATTCGTCAAGCTTGACCCCCGCATTTCTGTCAAAAACCCGGTGATGTTTATTGTTTGGGTGGGGACAATAGTGGTTTTTTTAGTCACTCTTGACCCTAATTTATTTGGCACTGTTAAGGCTGATATTAATCAACAACGACTGTTAAATGGGATAATTACTCTGATTTTATTTTCCACCGTTTTGTTTGCCAATTTTGCGGAATCTGTGGCGGAAGGAAGGGGTAAAGCCCAAGCTGATACTCTCAGAGCTACCCGTTCTGATACTATGGCTCGGAAAATTTTATCTAATGGGGTGATTGAAACTACTAACTCTACGGAATTACGTAAGGGGGATTTAGTGAAAGTCATTGCAGGTGATATGATTCCGGCTGATGGAGAAGTTACTCAAGGTATGGGTTCTGTTGATGAGTCAGCCATTACGGGAGAATCTGCCCCTGTACTTAAACAACCGGGGACGGATATTGCTAGTTCGGTTACAGGTGGTACACGCTTGCTGTCTGATGAGTTGGTAATTCGGATTACTGCTGATCCCGGTCAAGGTTTTATTGATAGAATGATTTCTCTGGTAGAAGGTGCAGAACGCAGTAAAACACCTAATGAAATTGCTTTAACTGTGCTGTTAGCAGTTCTTACCCAGGTATTTTTAATTGTGGTTTCTACTCTTCCTCCGTTTACTGGTTATATCGCTAATTTTATTAGTGTGGTATTTGGGGAAGATGCAGGGAATAATTTACGCAATGGTGCCAGTATTGCCATTCTAATTTCTCTGTTAGTAGCTTTAATTCCTACAACTATTGGTGGTTTATTGAGTGCTATTGGTATAGCTGGCATGGATAGAGTCGCTCAATTTAATGTGATTGCTACTTCTGGGAGAGCAGTAGAAGTTTGTGGTGATATTAATACTTTAGTTTTAGATAAAACAGGAACTATTACTTTAGGCAATCGCATGGCTGATGAATTTATTCCTGTGAATAATTACTCTGTTGAAGATGTAGCCAGAATTGCCAGAATCGCAAGTCTATTTGATGAAACACCGGAAGGTAGATCAATTGTGAAGTTAGCAGAAAAATATCAGGTAGTTATAGATGTTGATGTTGATCATGCTGAAGGTGTAGAATTTTCAGCTAAAACCCGTATGAGTGGGATTAATTTAGCTGATGGTAGTGAAATTAGAAAAGGTGCGGTAGATGCAATTAAAGGTTTTGTCCGTTCTCGTGGTACTCAAGCTCCTCCAGAATTAGATGCGGCTTATGAACAGGTTTCTTTATTGGGAGGTACACCTTTAGCTGTTTGTTTAAATGACCAAATTTATGGGGTGATTTATCTCAAAGATATTGTTAAACCTGGTCTTAAAGAAAGATTTGATCAACTGCGAAGAATGGGGGTGAAAACTATTATGCTCACTGGTGATAATCGCATTACAGCTAGTGTTATTGCTAGGGAAGCAGGAGTTGATGATTTTATTGCTGAAGCTACTCCAGAAGATAAAATTAGTGTCATTCGGGCTGAACAATCTCAAGGTAAATTAGTGGCAATGACGGGAGATGGGACTAATGATGCACCAGCTTTAGCTCAAGCAAATGTGGGTGTAGCTATGAATTCGGGAACACAAGCGGCAAAGGAAGCTGCTAATATGGTGGATTTAGATTCTGATCCTACCAAATTAATTGATTTGGTGACTATTGGTAAACAGTTACTAATTACTCGTGGGGCATTAACTACATTTTCTATTGCTAATGACATTGCTAAATATTTCGCTATCATTCCCACTATTTTTGGTGCTGCTGGGATTGGTGCTTTAAATATTATGGGCTTAAAAAGCGCCCAATCAGCAATAGTTTCGGCTCTAATTTATAACGCTTTAATTATTCCGGCACTGATTCCTGTAGCACTCAAGGGTGTAAAGTTTCTACCTCTCACAGCAGATCAATTATTAAAACGCAATATCTTTATTTATGGTGTTGGGGGTATTATTGCGCCCTTTATTGCCATTAAATTAATTGATGTCATTCTGCCTTTAAACTAG
- a CDS encoding potassium-transporting ATPase subunit F: protein MHKHQLPIYLFLGICSNLIIAPMVYAATSEHFSRSQAWALGLLGVGILSLSIYLFFVMFQPEKF from the coding sequence ATGCACAAACATCAACTCCCGATTTATTTATTTTTAGGAATATGCAGTAATTTAATTATTGCCCCAATGGTTTATGCGGCTACATCTGAACATTTTTCTCGTTCACAAGCTTGGGCTTTAGGACTATTAGGAGTAGGAATTTTAAGTCTGTCTATTTATTTGTTTTTTGTAATGTTTCAACCGGAGAAATTTTAA
- the kdpC gene encoding K(+)-transporting ATPase subunit C, which translates to MSFTRDANQAIRATLITWIICGLIYPLIMIIVGQIVFPDQANGSLITNSQKQVIGSDLIGQPFTSERYFNGRPSTTNYSTADPRKDESGVLKTGISGASNLAPSNIALIERIKGNDGFQGLQTAGIKPTADLVYTSGSSLDPHISLAGAKAQIARVAKARGVQEQKLESLINQNIDGRFLGIFGEPGVNVLKLNLAVDALKSGG; encoded by the coding sequence ATGAGTTTTACTAGAGATGCTAACCAGGCTATTCGTGCTACTTTAATCACTTGGATAATTTGCGGCTTAATTTATCCATTGATCATGATTATTGTTGGTCAAATTGTATTTCCTGATCAAGCTAATGGTAGTTTAATTACTAATAGCCAAAAACAAGTTATTGGTTCTGATTTAATTGGGCAACCTTTCACTTCTGAACGCTATTTTAATGGTCGTCCCAGTACCACTAATTACAGTACAGCAGATCCAAGGAAGGATGAAAGTGGAGTTTTAAAGACAGGTATATCTGGCGCTAGTAATTTAGCTCCCAGCAATATAGCATTAATAGAACGGATTAAGGGAAATGATGGTTTTCAGGGTTTACAGACGGCAGGTATAAAACCTACTGCTGATTTGGTTTATACTTCTGGTTCTAGTCTTGATCCTCATATTAGTTTAGCAGGTGCTAAGGCACAAATTGCTAGAGTGGCAAAAGCTAGGGGAGTTCAAGAACAAAAACTGGAAAGTTTAATTAATCAGAATATTGATGGGCGTTTTCTTGGTATTTTTGGAGAACCTGGAGTCAATGTTTTAAAGTTAAATTTAGCTGTGGATGCTTTAAAATCTGGAGGTTAA
- a CDS encoding helix-turn-helix transcriptional regulator: protein MSRKGQSITLSVSERDKAELEAIALEFGMMWGEDPNISKLIKAIAQHELIIGKNHDWQESRIRALYRCIGALTDIGQVEQGQIIANLLLERSELSIPMRKEIEGVLNNSLPSWRLQVDHYILRQQPFQLSYQDATERILNYTVHYAKITPHEKRLYLDCWCEETLDNHDIEALQHNWCFRLDRINEAAITEIAGKWRSQLDQIDVEMHLLNNLAFAYQTKPEDSIVEWIPEKSKVKRVIRQVSNTFWFIREIMQYSSDCIVVSPENVRSRIKGKLINLCQNYDLTASLTS from the coding sequence ATGAGTAGAAAAGGTCAGTCTATTACCCTGTCGGTATCAGAACGGGACAAAGCCGAACTAGAAGCGATCGCTCTCGAATTCGGGATGATGTGGGGAGAAGATCCCAATATCTCCAAACTGATCAAAGCGATCGCTCAACATGAATTAATCATTGGCAAAAATCATGACTGGCAGGAATCACGTATCCGCGCATTATACCGTTGCATAGGTGCATTAACAGACATTGGACAAGTGGAACAAGGGCAGATTATCGCCAATTTGTTACTTGAACGCAGTGAATTGTCCATACCAATGCGAAAGGAAATTGAAGGGGTTTTAAACAATTCACTTCCATCTTGGCGGTTACAAGTTGACCACTATATTTTGCGTCAACAACCGTTTCAACTTTCCTATCAAGATGCAACAGAAAGAATATTAAATTATACAGTTCACTATGCTAAGATTACCCCCCATGAAAAACGTCTATATCTTGATTGCTGGTGTGAGGAAACATTAGATAACCATGACATAGAAGCACTACAGCATAACTGGTGTTTTCGTTTAGATAGAATTAACGAAGCAGCTATTACGGAAATTGCTGGTAAATGGCGATCGCAGTTAGATCAAATAGATGTAGAAATGCACCTACTAAACAACTTAGCTTTTGCCTATCAAACTAAACCAGAGGATTCAATAGTTGAATGGATACCAGAAAAATCAAAAGTGAAGCGAGTAATTAGACAAGTATCAAATACATTCTGGTTTATTCGGGAAATCATGCAATATTCCTCCGATTGTATTGTAGTTTCACCGGAGAATGTGCGATCGCGCATTAAAGGAAAACTCATCAATCTATGTCAAAATTATGACTTGACTGCATCACTCACCAGTTAA
- the mntA gene encoding type VII toxin-antitoxin system MntA family adenylyltransferase antitoxin, with protein sequence MQNNTPTITELQELSSQIPEKIPYLKMLVLFGSRATGKTKANSDWDFAVLYDEEKRQNYIANNIAVLFELPIVIGEVLQINPDIIDIVELNKCSWLISHFVARDGIMLYEKFTGQFNDFCLNSLKAESELKKFRKEQQRIIEIELNKWGA encoded by the coding sequence ATGCAAAACAATACTCCCACAATTACAGAACTTCAAGAATTATCCTCACAAATTCCTGAGAAAATACCTTACTTAAAAATGTTAGTTTTATTTGGTTCTAGAGCAACTGGTAAAACTAAAGCTAATAGTGACTGGGATTTTGCAGTTTTATATGATGAAGAAAAACGTCAGAATTACATAGCAAATAATATTGCTGTTTTATTTGAACTGCCAATTGTGATTGGTGAAGTTTTACAAATTAATCCTGATATTATAGATATTGTAGAACTAAATAAATGTTCTTGGTTAATTAGTCATTTTGTAGCGCGTGATGGAATTATGTTATATGAAAAATTTACTGGACAATTTAATGATTTTTGCTTAAATTCCTTAAAAGCTGAATCAGAGTTAAAGAAATTTCGTAAAGAGCAACAACGAATTATTGAAATAGAGTTAAATAAGTGGGGAGCATGA
- the hepT gene encoding type VII toxin-antitoxin system HepT family RNase toxin: MNNIDSEIVLSRLRLITKYYNTLVEFNSLSLDEFLGDFRQQLIVERLLQLMTQAAIDINDHILSKLKSGKSYTNFEAFIELGKYQILTPELAKQIAPSSGLRNRLVHEYDDIDPNQVFMAISFALQQYPLYVRQINSYLITLEEEND; the protein is encoded by the coding sequence ATGAATAATATAGATTCTGAAATAGTTTTATCAAGACTAAGGTTAATTACCAAATATTACAACACATTAGTAGAATTTAATTCTCTGAGTCTTGATGAATTTTTAGGTGATTTTCGTCAACAACTAATTGTAGAAAGACTATTGCAATTAATGACTCAAGCCGCAATAGACATCAATGATCATATATTGTCAAAACTCAAATCTGGAAAGTCTTACACTAATTTTGAGGCTTTTATTGAATTAGGTAAATATCAAATTCTTACTCCTGAACTAGCAAAACAAATTGCGCCATCATCAGGTTTAAGAAATCGTTTGGTTCATGAATATGATGATATAGATCCGAATCAGGTTTTCATGGCAATTAGTTTTGCATTACAGCAATATCCGCTTTATGTTAGACAAATCAACTCTTATTTAATTACATTGGAAGAAGAAAATGATTAA
- a CDS encoding CRISPR-associated protein Csc3, which translates to MIKRGRLLNRPPKSLEEIYFSEIRPQLYENHAHHHQYGVRTGTTLAEHLDSACQFILTVSRIAEVAEDKRPLLLAATAVHDLNKLDPQERKVKTLARDKDFLKEQLEKACVLSFVVTDNDLELVRKLIERHSGHSVSDGARFLPEDPNIERWAAMLVAADLFDLGIPDAQRFRKIETELTVAFGRKCNLFRVRLSEDKGYITSLLLGACEEVLQKYGFHPIAIFPDSELFEGGNLPNVDLTKEIATVWQSKIDQVFGNNIEKLVRATKDGIKVTHQAIQQNVDEVLVNIQALLEKKKAGYKSDKVAESVTKWGEDAGEEALEKAAELGLLPVSNAEEFAISEGLKAAYLSYREAGLNPKEVWDKISHHAGISEHQRLALEPFNGQYGRPLFAAKAAINGIEGINESLKESFQLRNNSTETSEEMEVSEEIILAVHRMVNLPFANQLIGINELDAYVEANPRQRCSLGATSSEIDELISANMPPGTKVQAFSNRLPGGISAEPKRQADSIAALAYQLMTVGANFPKVSKQEPLYLHLSLPKGSAPELLRIWRELLKQLAATNTEGGTVTVDQLQLYRDHKLEFKANKVVGAALPKRPDFIHTSVIIPLVWGDVNTSLALLKSLRLGLEISLSLDIGFPFTLSSNMEVDLFDDVYGRVEGIPAALQPLLRNGQYERFKNEKTQEDRNTLSAEEILERLRCLGELAISVASIQKSDDCLYDLARTCDRPIELYFVLLRWILREQDEPNLSIIWSRICQPLNTLMESLMPNENSLLTKYLKEAAQIAAEANLKGSSFKRTAQTEPFTAFITAVKNQKPHLDLEVMFAALTEQYYIRLDRINREYHVGVKKLEQVKHYYNVLRNLYEKVYSARPEKLLSDQKTLEAAYLFFLEEARKQLKNKSEDDSDETNTTV; encoded by the coding sequence ATGATTAAACGCGGTCGGCTTTTAAATCGTCCTCCTAAATCCTTAGAGGAAATTTATTTCAGTGAAATTCGCCCCCAACTTTATGAAAACCATGCACATCATCATCAATATGGTGTGAGAACAGGTACAACTCTTGCAGAACATTTAGACTCTGCGTGTCAGTTTATTTTGACAGTTAGCCGCATAGCAGAAGTAGCAGAAGATAAACGACCTTTATTATTAGCTGCAACTGCTGTTCATGACCTCAATAAATTAGATCCTCAAGAACGAAAGGTCAAAACCTTAGCTAGAGATAAAGACTTTTTAAAAGAACAACTTGAAAAAGCTTGTGTTCTTAGCTTTGTAGTCACAGATAATGACTTAGAATTAGTCAGAAAGTTGATTGAACGTCATTCAGGTCACAGCGTCAGTGATGGTGCTAGATTTTTACCAGAAGACCCAAATATTGAACGTTGGGCTGCAATGTTAGTTGCTGCTGATTTGTTTGATTTAGGTATTCCTGATGCACAACGATTTCGCAAAATAGAAACAGAATTAACAGTCGCTTTTGGCAGAAAATGTAATCTTTTTCGAGTGCGTTTATCAGAAGATAAAGGTTATATTACATCCTTGTTACTGGGTGCTTGTGAAGAAGTTTTACAAAAATATGGCTTTCATCCCATCGCCATTTTTCCAGATAGCGAACTTTTTGAAGGTGGAAATTTACCAAATGTAGATTTAACCAAAGAAATCGCTACTGTTTGGCAAAGTAAAATTGATCAAGTTTTTGGTAACAATATTGAAAAACTTGTCAGAGCCACTAAAGATGGTATCAAAGTTACTCATCAGGCTATTCAACAAAATGTTGATGAGGTTTTAGTCAATATTCAGGCTCTTTTAGAAAAGAAGAAAGCAGGTTATAAATCAGATAAAGTTGCTGAATCTGTAACTAAATGGGGTGAAGATGCTGGTGAGGAAGCACTAGAAAAAGCTGCTGAACTGGGATTATTGCCTGTAAGTAATGCAGAAGAATTTGCTATATCTGAAGGTTTGAAAGCAGCTTATCTGAGTTATCGAGAAGCAGGTTTAAATCCTAAAGAAGTTTGGGATAAAATCTCTCATCATGCTGGAATTTCTGAACATCAACGCCTTGCACTTGAACCATTTAATGGTCAGTATGGACGACCTTTATTTGCAGCAAAAGCCGCTATTAATGGCATTGAAGGTATTAACGAATCTCTCAAAGAGTCTTTTCAACTAAGAAATAACAGTACAGAAACTTCTGAAGAAATGGAAGTATCTGAAGAAATAATTTTAGCAGTTCACAGAATGGTAAATTTACCTTTTGCTAATCAGCTAATTGGAATTAATGAATTAGATGCTTATGTAGAAGCTAATCCTAGACAAAGATGTTCTTTAGGTGCTACATCCAGTGAAATAGATGAATTAATTTCCGCAAATATGCCTCCTGGCACAAAAGTACAGGCTTTTTCTAATCGTTTACCAGGTGGTATTAGTGCCGAACCAAAAAGACAAGCAGATTCTATTGCTGCGTTAGCTTATCAACTAATGACAGTAGGTGCTAATTTTCCTAAAGTTAGCAAACAAGAACCTCTTTATTTACATTTATCATTACCTAAAGGTTCTGCTCCTGAACTTTTAAGAATTTGGCGCGAACTGTTAAAACAACTGGCAGCAACAAATACTGAAGGGGGTACTGTTACTGTTGATCAATTACAACTTTATCGAGATCACAAACTTGAATTTAAAGCTAATAAGGTAGTTGGTGCAGCATTACCTAAACGACCGGATTTTATTCATACATCTGTGATTATTCCTTTAGTTTGGGGAGATGTTAATACTTCTTTAGCTTTACTCAAATCACTGAGATTAGGATTAGAAATATCTTTATCTTTAGATATTGGTTTTCCTTTTACTTTAAGCAGCAATATGGAGGTAGATTTATTTGATGATGTATATGGCAGAGTTGAAGGTATTCCTGCTGCACTGCAACCTTTACTAAGAAATGGACAATATGAACGTTTTAAGAATGAAAAGACTCAGGAAGATAGGAATACTCTCAGTGCAGAAGAAATTCTTGAAAGATTACGTTGTCTTGGAGAACTAGCAATATCTGTTGCCAGCATTCAGAAATCTGATGATTGTTTATATGATTTGGCTCGTACTTGTGATAGACCAATTGAACTTTATTTTGTTTTGTTACGTTGGATTTTACGAGAACAAGATGAACCAAATTTGAGCATTATTTGGAGTCGAATTTGTCAGCCTTTAAATACATTAATGGAGAGCCTTATGCCTAATGAAAATTCACTTTTGACTAAGTATTTAAAAGAAGCTGCTCAAATTGCAGCAGAAGCGAACCTCAAGGGAAGTTCTTTCAAACGTACTGCTCAAACAGAACCTTTCACAGCTTTTATTACTGCTGTAAAAAATCAAAAACCTCATTTAGATTTGGAGGTAATGTTTGCAGCTTTAACCGAGCAATATTACATACGATTAGACCGCATTAATCGTGAATATCATGTAGGAGTAAAAAAACTTGAACAAGTTAAGCATTATTACAATGTATTACGCAACCTATATGAGAAGGTTTACTCTGCACGTCCAGAAAAGTTGTTATCTGATCAAAAAACTTTAGAAGCTGCTTATTTATTCTTTCTTGAAGAAGCACGTAAACAGCTTAAAAATAAATCAGAAGATGATTCTGATGAAACAAATACAACTGTTTAA